Proteins found in one Lysinibacillus fusiformis genomic segment:
- a CDS encoding VOC family protein, whose product MKITKVKLYVHDVQKMEQFYVDLLGFALLERTADHFTIAVGESRITFEKIYSYIPKQYHFALNIPSNLFQQAKIWAKEHVGLLDSEGQDEVYFEFLKAYSCYFYDPEGNIVEFIARQEINSKHDAAYFSTEQVLHIGEINLTTDDILAIAEQLKKYAIKPIANKKIQLDGLNFLGNYEDGANILLGPSERLWYFSDKKAVISPICIELDEALQLNMDEKGQLTLVQL is encoded by the coding sequence ATGAAGATTACGAAGGTAAAATTATATGTTCACGATGTGCAAAAAATGGAGCAGTTTTATGTTGATTTGTTAGGCTTTGCTTTGCTAGAAAGAACAGCTGACCATTTTACAATAGCCGTGGGTGAAAGTAGGATAACATTTGAAAAGATTTATTCTTATATTCCAAAGCAGTATCATTTTGCATTAAATATTCCTAGCAACTTATTTCAACAGGCAAAAATTTGGGCAAAGGAGCATGTAGGTTTGCTGGATTCAGAGGGGCAGGATGAAGTCTATTTTGAATTTTTAAAAGCTTATTCATGTTATTTTTACGATCCTGAAGGCAATATAGTGGAGTTTATTGCAAGACAAGAAATAAATTCAAAACATGATGCAGCCTATTTTTCTACTGAGCAAGTGTTACATATTGGGGAAATCAATTTAACGACAGATGACATTCTAGCAATAGCTGAACAGTTAAAAAAATATGCTATAAAGCCTATAGCAAACAAGAAAATCCAACTAGATGGTCTTAATTTTCTGGGCAACTATGAAGACGGAGCCAATATACTATTAGGGCCGAGTGAACGTCTTTGGTATTTTTCTGATAAGAAAGCGGTAATCAGCCCGATTTGTATTGAACTAGATGAAGCTTTACAATTAAATATGGATGAAAAAGGTCAACTAACCCTTGTCCAACTCTAA
- a CDS encoding zinc-dependent alcohol dehydrogenase family protein yields MKAKCLKIYEFGNPQEVVRLENKTIAPPQGQEILVRMLARPINPSDLIPIWGKYAHRITLPTVPGYEGVGIIEDVGPLVSPKLIGQRVLPLRGEGTWQEIVKTQADFAVSIPATMDDFTAAQMYINPITAFVTCSEVLHLQSNDVLLVNACGSAIGHLYAQLAKLLGFQLIAVTRSNQHTEELQQLGATFVIDTSRMPLYETVMALTNGKGADAAIDSIGGEAGNQLAFCVKPGGIFLAIGLLSGIQVNWTNIVKEAKVQARMFHLRHWQHQTSIEKWQQTMQHLVNLVHNGSLKMMKVHAHYPLLDIHKAIDAVERSKKGKVFLTNVD; encoded by the coding sequence TTGAAAGCAAAATGCTTAAAAATTTATGAATTTGGAAATCCGCAAGAGGTGGTAAGGCTAGAGAATAAAACCATTGCACCTCCACAAGGTCAAGAAATTCTTGTTCGCATGCTAGCAAGACCAATCAATCCCTCAGATTTAATACCGATATGGGGGAAATATGCTCATAGAATCACTTTACCAACAGTGCCTGGCTATGAAGGCGTAGGAATTATTGAAGATGTTGGACCACTTGTTTCACCCAAGCTTATTGGCCAGCGCGTATTACCATTACGGGGAGAGGGAACTTGGCAGGAAATAGTGAAAACTCAAGCTGATTTTGCAGTGTCTATTCCTGCCACAATGGATGATTTTACTGCAGCGCAAATGTATATTAATCCGATCACAGCTTTCGTAACTTGTTCAGAGGTTCTCCATTTACAATCAAACGATGTTTTATTAGTAAATGCATGTGGCTCAGCCATTGGACATCTCTATGCTCAACTTGCGAAATTGCTAGGATTTCAACTTATTGCAGTGACACGCAGTAATCAGCATACTGAAGAATTACAGCAACTTGGTGCAACTTTTGTCATCGATACCTCTCGAATGCCACTCTATGAAACCGTTATGGCATTAACAAATGGTAAGGGGGCAGATGCAGCAATTGATTCCATTGGAGGAGAGGCTGGCAATCAACTTGCGTTCTGCGTAAAGCCCGGTGGAATTTTTTTAGCCATTGGTCTTTTGTCGGGTATTCAGGTAAATTGGACAAACATTGTGAAGGAAGCAAAGGTACAAGCGAGGATGTTCCATTTGCGTCATTGGCAACATCAGACGTCAATAGAAAAATGGCAACAAACGATGCAACATCTTGTAAATCTTGTACATAATGGTTCACTAAAAATGATGAAAGTACATGCCCATTATCCATTACTGGACATTCATAAGGCAATCGATGCTGTTGAGAGGTCTAAAAAAGGAAAAGTATTTTTAACGAACGTTGACTAA
- a CDS encoding GNAT family N-acetyltransferase: MYVIKETNPTIESYKALHQTTGWNAKGLYTYEQLYKAICNSWFSTSIYDDDNLIGYGRIISDGIYQTFICDVMVHPDYQRKGVGTMVMDTLLEQCQKENIKWVQLFCAEGKQPFYQKLGFKEREINAPGMMLFYT, from the coding sequence ATGTATGTAATCAAAGAAACAAATCCGACGATAGAGTCGTATAAAGCATTGCACCAAACAACGGGCTGGAATGCAAAAGGGCTGTATACGTATGAACAATTATACAAGGCTATTTGCAATAGCTGGTTCAGTACGTCTATTTATGATGACGACAATCTAATTGGATATGGACGTATTATTTCTGATGGTATCTATCAAACCTTTATCTGTGATGTGATGGTGCACCCTGATTATCAGCGAAAAGGAGTTGGCACTATGGTGATGGATACTCTTTTAGAGCAATGTCAGAAAGAAAATATAAAATGGGTTCAATTATTTTGTGCTGAAGGTAAACAACCTTTCTATCAGAAGCTTGGATTTAAGGAACGTGAAATAAATGCTCCTGGTATGATGTTGTTTTATACGTAA